One bacterium DNA segment encodes these proteins:
- a CDS encoding pirin family protein, with amino-acid sequence MIRVIPARERHFNDFGWLQTYWLFSFDTYRDPDNVNFGALRVFNDDVVAPGGGFPPHPHGEMEIVTIVLSGAVTHSDSMGNKTVIRAGDVQRMTAGTGVRHSEFNFEGEPLHLYQIWILPDKRGLTPSYEQRTTRVADYKNRLLAVASSDPSHRDVVRLNTDAVIYLSDMDAGHEHVFRNEAGRRIFLYVTAGALEVNGALLETNDQARIEGEKELTIRAQSAARFIVVEVP; translated from the coding sequence ATGATCCGAGTCATCCCCGCGCGGGAACGTCATTTCAACGACTTCGGCTGGCTGCAGACGTACTGGCTGTTCTCGTTTGACACCTACCGCGATCCCGACAACGTCAACTTCGGCGCGCTGCGCGTCTTCAACGACGACGTCGTCGCGCCCGGCGGCGGATTCCCGCCGCACCCGCACGGCGAAATGGAGATTGTGACCATCGTCCTCTCCGGCGCGGTCACTCATTCTGACAGCATGGGCAACAAAACGGTCATCCGCGCCGGCGATGTCCAGCGCATGACCGCCGGCACCGGTGTGCGCCATTCCGAGTTCAATTTCGAGGGCGAGCCGCTGCATCTGTACCAGATCTGGATCCTGCCCGACAAGCGCGGATTGACGCCCAGTTACGAGCAGCGCACCACCCGCGTCGCCGACTACAAGAACCGCCTGCTGGCGGTCGCTTCCAGCGATCCGTCACACCGGGACGTTGTGCGGCTCAACACCGACGCCGTAATCTACCTGTCGGACATGGACGCCGGGCATGAGCATGTCTTCCGCAATGAGGCGGGACGACGCATCTTCCTCTATGTCACCGCGGGCGCGCTGGAGGTCAATGGCGCGCTTCTGGAGACCAACGACCAGGCGCGCATCGAAGGGGAGAAGGAGCTGACAATCCGCGCGCAGTCGGCGGCGAGGTTCATTGTCGTCGAAGTCCCGTAG
- a CDS encoding HD domain-containing protein, which produces MAIRDLAPGDRVEDFFALRKFERREHQGGERLTLELGDASGRMEAVMWEGYESLLDQLRAGDIVKVRGLVGTYRDRPQIRIERMRPAGADDQVDKSAFVPRAPVPSETLAAELDRFIGSIADPWLSRLLGSLLGDGATRAAYLQAAGGKRWHHDSLGGLAEHSLNMARIVELLCQVYPDLDRELLICGALLHDIGKIEQYAIGSMIDYSDEGRLVGHINSGDFRVTSAMRAIEGFPERTEQLLRHLIISHQGQMETGSPVVPQTREAFILYYADEIDSKMGALRHVAEKTGDRPWSEFVNLIGRHIYFGGRDQGTAAGADE; this is translated from the coding sequence ATGGCCATCCGCGACCTTGCGCCCGGCGACCGCGTCGAAGATTTCTTTGCGCTCCGCAAGTTCGAGCGCCGCGAGCATCAGGGGGGCGAACGGCTCACGCTGGAGCTCGGCGACGCATCGGGACGCATGGAAGCGGTCATGTGGGAGGGGTATGAATCTCTGCTCGACCAATTGCGCGCCGGCGATATCGTCAAGGTCCGCGGTCTGGTCGGGACCTACCGCGATCGTCCGCAGATTCGCATCGAAAGGATGCGTCCCGCCGGAGCCGACGACCAGGTTGACAAATCGGCCTTCGTCCCCCGCGCGCCGGTCCCGTCTGAAACACTGGCGGCGGAATTGGACCGCTTCATCGGGTCGATCGCCGATCCCTGGCTTTCACGGTTGCTGGGGTCGCTGCTCGGCGACGGCGCCACGCGCGCGGCCTACCTGCAGGCGGCTGGCGGCAAACGCTGGCACCATGATTCGCTCGGTGGACTGGCGGAACACTCGCTGAACATGGCGCGCATCGTCGAGCTGCTCTGCCAGGTCTATCCCGATCTGGACCGCGAGCTTCTGATTTGCGGGGCGCTGCTGCACGACATCGGCAAGATCGAGCAGTATGCCATCGGGTCGATGATCGACTACTCCGATGAGGGCCGGTTGGTCGGGCATATCAACTCCGGTGACTTCCGCGTCACCAGCGCCATGCGGGCGATCGAGGGGTTTCCGGAACGGACCGAACAACTGCTGCGGCACCTGATCATCTCGCACCAGGGACAGATGGAGACCGGATCGCCGGTGGTGCCGCAGACGCGCGAGGCGTTCATTCTCTACTACGCCGACGAGATCGACTCCAAAATGGGCGCCCTGCGCCATGTCGCCGAAAAAACCGGCGACCGGCCGTGGAGCGAGTTTGTCAATCTGATCGGACGGCACATATACTTCGGCGGGCGGGACCAGGGAACGGCCGCCGGCGCAGATGAATAG
- the rnr gene encoding ribonuclease R — protein MTLTPDSIIHFLIHDVGRPVKLRELSHLMHLPERDYPKLRGLVKQMLSSGRLVTLKRGRLAPPDPLNLIIGTVAVRRGQHFFVRLDPPDEDPGAPRREIFIRPRERLTALDGDRVMVRLHQEKDGPTEEGAIIKILARALKPIVGIYHKSRHFSYVVPDAPHPLREIHVPPAQTRKAQIGQQVIVQITDWDSPDASPSGKIVEVLGFPDEPGVDIERVIGSYNLPRRFPAEVLQEAKAFPDSIPPGELKGREDFRDLITFTIDPADAKDHDDAVSIERVGRHWRLGVHIADVSHYVREGGALDREAYERGTSVYLVDRVIPMLPERLSNDLCSLRPKVDRLTLSCIIDLSETGEVIKYRFVEGVIRSRAKLSYEMVMDYFATGEKTRTIAPLADTLDMMRALARLLRRRRFAHGSLDLDVPEAKVILDEDGHPVDIRLRHSDESHQLIEEFMLVANQCAAHRFLRKNLPCLYRVHAPPAPEKMEEFAGFAEHLGFRFSAEGGVTPKKLAQFLEQIRDDPRKDMIHQVLLRSLMKAVYQPDNVGHFGLAFPYYTHFTSPIRRYPDLWIHRHIKKLESNTWKVAQQNSMRAALPAIGRQTSDRERQAEEAERESIRIKQLEYLSQHLGDEYTGKVSGFLEFGMFVSLDGIGADGLVRFSGIDDDFYVWERERWQVRGRRRGRTFRLGESVRVRLIRTDAERREIDLELVAEESPRKPKAGAARRYGRRSRRR, from the coding sequence ATGACCCTGACGCCCGACAGCATTATTCACTTCCTGATCCACGACGTTGGACGGCCGGTCAAGCTGCGCGAACTGTCGCACTTGATGCATCTGCCAGAGCGCGACTACCCGAAACTGCGCGGCCTGGTCAAGCAGATGCTTTCGTCCGGACGGCTGGTGACGCTCAAGCGCGGACGTCTGGCGCCGCCCGATCCGCTCAACCTGATCATCGGCACCGTGGCGGTGCGTCGCGGGCAGCACTTCTTCGTCCGTCTTGATCCACCCGACGAGGACCCCGGGGCGCCGCGCCGCGAGATCTTTATCCGCCCGCGCGAGCGGCTCACCGCGCTTGACGGCGACCGGGTGATGGTGCGTCTGCATCAGGAAAAAGACGGGCCCACCGAGGAAGGGGCTATCATCAAGATTCTCGCGCGGGCGCTCAAGCCGATCGTCGGTATCTACCACAAGTCGCGGCACTTCTCCTACGTGGTGCCCGATGCCCCGCACCCGCTGCGCGAAATCCATGTTCCGCCCGCCCAGACCCGCAAGGCGCAGATCGGCCAGCAAGTGATCGTGCAGATCACCGACTGGGACTCCCCCGATGCCTCCCCGTCCGGGAAGATCGTCGAGGTGCTCGGCTTCCCCGATGAACCGGGTGTCGACATCGAACGAGTTATCGGTTCCTACAATCTTCCGCGACGTTTCCCCGCCGAGGTGCTTCAGGAAGCCAAGGCGTTCCCCGACTCGATTCCTCCCGGTGAGCTGAAGGGACGCGAGGACTTTCGCGACCTCATCACCTTCACCATCGACCCCGCCGATGCCAAGGACCACGACGACGCCGTCTCGATCGAACGCGTGGGCCGTCACTGGCGGCTGGGAGTGCACATCGCCGACGTCAGCCACTATGTCCGTGAAGGCGGCGCGCTCGATCGCGAGGCCTACGAGCGCGGCACATCGGTCTATCTGGTCGACCGTGTCATCCCGATGCTTCCCGAGCGGCTCTCCAACGATCTATGCAGTCTGCGGCCGAAGGTCGACCGGCTGACGCTCTCCTGCATCATCGACCTGAGCGAAACCGGCGAGGTGATCAAGTACCGGTTCGTCGAGGGCGTGATCCGTTCGCGCGCGAAGTTGAGTTACGAGATGGTCATGGACTACTTCGCGACAGGGGAGAAGACGCGCACAATCGCGCCGCTGGCCGACACGCTCGACATGATGCGGGCGCTGGCGCGCCTGCTGCGACGGCGGCGGTTCGCCCACGGCAGTCTCGACCTCGATGTCCCGGAAGCGAAGGTGATTCTCGACGAAGACGGCCACCCGGTGGACATCCGGCTGCGGCACTCGGATGAGTCGCACCAGTTGATTGAGGAATTCATGCTGGTGGCCAACCAGTGCGCCGCGCACCGCTTCCTGCGCAAGAATCTTCCCTGTCTCTATCGCGTCCATGCGCCGCCGGCCCCGGAAAAGATGGAAGAATTCGCCGGATTCGCCGAGCACCTGGGCTTCCGCTTCTCGGCCGAAGGGGGCGTCACGCCGAAAAAGCTCGCGCAGTTTCTTGAGCAGATCCGCGATGACCCGCGCAAGGACATGATCCACCAGGTCCTGTTGCGCTCGCTGATGAAGGCGGTCTATCAACCCGACAACGTCGGGCACTTTGGATTGGCGTTCCCGTACTACACGCATTTCACCTCGCCGATCCGCCGCTACCCCGATCTGTGGATTCACCGGCACATCAAGAAGCTCGAGTCCAACACCTGGAAGGTGGCGCAACAGAACAGCATGCGCGCCGCGCTGCCGGCCATTGGTCGGCAAACCTCCGACCGTGAGCGGCAGGCGGAGGAAGCCGAGCGCGAATCAATCCGCATTAAGCAACTGGAGTACCTCTCGCAGCACCTGGGCGACGAATACACCGGCAAAGTCTCCGGATTCCTCGAGTTCGGCATGTTTGTCTCTCTGGATGGGATCGGCGCCGACGGGCTGGTCCGGTTTTCCGGCATCGACGATGACTTCTATGTCTGGGAGCGCGAACGCTGGCAGGTGCGGGGACGCCGACGCGGACGGACCTTCCGTCTCGGCGAAAGCGTTCGTGTGCGCCTGATCCGCACCGATGCCGAACGTCGCGAGATCGACCTGGAGTTGGTCGCCGAGGAATCACCCCGAAAGCCCAAAGCCGGCGCAGCGCGCCGCTATGGGCGACGATCCCGTCGTCGCTGA
- a CDS encoding LptF/LptG family permease — MLIRIDRYLIGKFVFSLLWALVAFWAISIIVDLVENIDKFIDKGVPFVYVALYYLYYSPYVLILVTPVAVLLATLFAVGFLAKTNELVAMRAAGLSLWRLSAPFLAMGLVVTVLVFMAGETIYPRCERNRADLRERLIKGTAEPARLLLQNVFLVGGGGRVYHFKTFNTKQNLGTDVTVQTIDNGRLTQTVEMKRIWYQESAWVAEDGGIRNFSPSGDSVVSYEPFNVTAFPAWSETPEDVVRKRVNPQQMTYGELKQTVARLRGTGGNPTLEETELALKIAFPFINLIVVMIGFPIAARTRHAGMALNFGIAMMITFVVRVLYEIFRSLGHSGALRPLLADLYPAWVPHASIVAAWTPNVLCLLAGLIALWRVRK, encoded by the coding sequence ATGTTGATACGCATTGATCGCTACCTCATCGGCAAGTTCGTCTTCAGTCTGCTGTGGGCGCTGGTCGCCTTCTGGGCGATCTCGATCATCGTCGACCTGGTGGAAAACATCGACAAGTTCATCGACAAGGGCGTGCCCTTTGTCTATGTCGCGCTCTACTACCTGTACTACAGCCCGTATGTGCTAATCCTGGTGACGCCGGTCGCGGTGCTGCTGGCGACTCTCTTTGCCGTCGGATTCCTGGCCAAGACCAACGAACTGGTGGCGATGCGCGCCGCCGGGCTGTCACTGTGGCGGCTGTCGGCGCCCTTCCTGGCAATGGGGCTGGTTGTCACGGTGTTGGTCTTCATGGCCGGCGAGACCATCTACCCGCGCTGCGAGCGCAACCGCGCCGATCTGCGCGAGCGGCTGATCAAGGGAACCGCGGAGCCGGCGCGGCTGCTGCTGCAAAATGTCTTTCTCGTCGGCGGCGGCGGACGCGTCTACCACTTCAAGACCTTCAACACCAAGCAGAATCTCGGCACCGATGTGACGGTGCAAACAATCGACAACGGCCGTCTGACCCAGACGGTCGAGATGAAACGAATCTGGTATCAGGAGTCGGCGTGGGTGGCCGAAGACGGCGGCATCCGCAATTTCTCCCCCTCCGGCGACAGTGTGGTGTCGTACGAGCCATTCAACGTCACAGCTTTCCCCGCCTGGTCGGAAACGCCCGAGGATGTGGTCCGCAAGCGGGTCAACCCGCAGCAGATGACCTACGGGGAGCTAAAGCAGACGGTGGCGCGTCTGCGCGGCACCGGCGGCAATCCAACGCTTGAGGAAACCGAGTTGGCGTTGAAGATCGCCTTCCCCTTCATCAATCTGATCGTGGTTATGATCGGGTTCCCGATCGCGGCACGGACGCGTCACGCGGGCATGGCGCTGAATTTCGGCATCGCGATGATGATCACGTTCGTAGTGCGCGTGTTGTACGAAATCTTCCGGTCGCTGGGGCACAGCGGCGCGTTGCGTCCGCTCCTGGCCGACTTGTATCCTGCCTGGGTTCCCCATGCCTCGATCGTGGCCGCCTGGACGCCGAATGTCCTGTGCTTGCTGGCAGGGCTGATCGCGCTATGGCGTGTGCGGAAGTAG
- a CDS encoding LptF/LptG family permease has product MSRLDRYILREHYGPFVFALVVVTLVLVVDFIPNVVKMVVSKGLPAWVIIQVFVLNLAWMFALAVPMAVLSGTLMAFGRMAGDSETTAMKAAGVSLYRMIVPVLILAGVMASGLIVFNNEVLPDANHQARKLMSDIRRKRPTLDLKANVLEDRIAGYHLLIKSLDEKTSDIADVTIFDHKNRAEPRTVTAKTGTMRNSEDGNTLILELYDGEIHEPDPEDRVKYRRTRFEHQTFYLGGVGDEWTRTDTEYRTDREKSAAQMNEDIAVWRASIDSRWRTINSTCSSWVAAVFLRPPDSQMVAYPMPVDRPDFLPAADSLNARQRAAERASRVVAMIERERAAMDNQQRLIDQYKIEVYKKYSIPAACVVFVLIGCPLAVRARRGGIATAIGVSIGLFLLYWAFLIGGEKLADRGFVSPFWAMWSADLLIGAAGALLLWTGTNEIPLSPRAIWAWTRG; this is encoded by the coding sequence ATGTCGCGACTGGACCGATACATACTGCGTGAGCACTACGGGCCCTTTGTGTTCGCGCTCGTGGTCGTCACGCTGGTCCTTGTCGTCGATTTCATCCCCAACGTGGTCAAGATGGTGGTGTCCAAGGGCCTGCCCGCCTGGGTGATCATTCAAGTGTTTGTCCTCAATCTCGCCTGGATGTTCGCCCTGGCGGTGCCGATGGCGGTCCTGTCTGGGACGTTGATGGCCTTCGGTCGGATGGCGGGCGATTCGGAGACCACGGCGATGAAGGCGGCCGGGGTGTCTCTGTACCGAATGATCGTGCCGGTGCTGATCCTGGCGGGGGTGATGGCGTCCGGGCTGATTGTCTTCAACAACGAGGTTTTGCCTGATGCCAATCATCAGGCGCGCAAACTGATGTCCGACATCCGGCGCAAGCGTCCGACGCTGGACCTGAAGGCCAATGTCCTCGAGGACCGGATCGCCGGCTACCATCTGCTGATCAAGTCGCTCGACGAGAAGACCTCCGACATTGCCGACGTAACGATCTTCGATCACAAAAACCGCGCCGAGCCGCGCACGGTGACGGCGAAGACCGGCACGATGCGCAACTCGGAGGACGGCAACACGCTGATCCTCGAATTGTACGACGGCGAGATCCACGAGCCCGATCCCGAGGACCGGGTCAAGTACCGCCGCACGCGTTTTGAGCATCAGACCTTCTACCTTGGCGGAGTGGGCGACGAGTGGACGCGGACCGACACGGAGTATCGCACCGACCGCGAGAAGTCGGCGGCGCAAATGAACGAGGACATCGCGGTCTGGCGGGCCTCGATCGACTCGCGCTGGCGCACCATCAACAGCACCTGCTCCTCCTGGGTGGCGGCGGTCTTCCTCCGACCGCCCGATTCACAGATGGTCGCCTATCCCATGCCGGTCGACCGTCCCGATTTTCTGCCCGCCGCCGACAGCCTCAACGCCCGTCAGCGGGCCGCCGAGCGGGCCTCACGGGTGGTCGCCATGATCGAGCGCGAGCGGGCGGCGATGGACAATCAGCAGCGGTTGATCGATCAGTACAAAATCGAAGTGTACAAGAAGTACTCGATCCCGGCGGCGTGCGTGGTCTTCGTCCTCATCGGCTGTCCGTTGGCGGTGCGGGCACGGCGCGGAGGGATTGCGACCGCCATCGGCGTGTCGATCGGGCTGTTTTTGCTGTATTGGGCTTTTCTCATCGGCGGGGAGAAACTGGCCGACCGCGGCTTTGTCTCGCCGTTCTGGGCGATGTGGAGCGCCGATCTGCTGATCGGCGCGGCGGGGGCGCTGCTCTTGTGGACGGGCACCAACGAGATTCCGCTCTCCCCGCGGGCGATCTGGGCATGGACACGCGGCTGA
- a CDS encoding rod shape-determining protein, whose product MGLFDLISSDIGIDLGTANTLVWVRGVGIVLNEPSVVATEVSSGRILAVGSAAKEMLGRTPDEIRAVRPLKDGVIADFEITEKLLSDFIRRVIRHRYLMKPKVVVSVPSGITEVEKRAVRDSAQSAGAREVFLLQEPMAAAIGVGLPVDQPSGNMVIDIGGGTSEIAVIALSGIVNNMSIRIAGDEMNESIVLYLKKNYNLLIGELTAEEIKIRIGSAAPLDREESIEIKGRDLIAGVPKTMKISSVQVREALEEPIDAIVEAVRQSLERTPPELSSDILDRGIILTGGGALLRGLDRRLRQETNLPVNVADDPLTCVVRGTGRVLENMPMFSKVLIKSRRD is encoded by the coding sequence GTGGGACTCTTCGACCTGATTTCCTCCGACATTGGCATCGACCTCGGCACCGCCAACACGCTGGTCTGGGTGCGCGGCGTCGGCATCGTGCTCAATGAACCCTCGGTGGTGGCCACCGAGGTCAGCAGTGGACGCATCCTCGCCGTCGGCTCGGCCGCCAAGGAGATGCTGGGACGCACCCCCGATGAAATCCGCGCGGTGCGTCCGCTCAAAGACGGCGTGATCGCCGACTTCGAGATCACCGAGAAGTTGCTCTCGGACTTCATCCGCCGGGTGATTCGCCACCGCTACCTGATGAAACCCAAAGTGGTGGTCTCGGTGCCGTCGGGGATCACCGAAGTGGAAAAGCGCGCGGTGCGCGATTCGGCCCAGAGCGCCGGCGCCCGCGAGGTCTTCCTGCTGCAGGAGCCGATGGCCGCCGCCATCGGCGTCGGGCTGCCGGTCGACCAGCCCTCCGGCAACATGGTGATCGACATCGGCGGCGGCACGTCAGAAATCGCCGTCATCGCCCTTTCGGGGATCGTCAACAACATGTCGATCCGCATCGCCGGCGACGAGATGAACGAGTCGATCGTGCTCTACCTGAAGAAGAACTACAACCTCCTGATCGGCGAATTGACAGCCGAGGAAATCAAGATCCGGATCGGCTCGGCCGCGCCCTTGGACCGCGAGGAATCGATCGAGATCAAGGGACGCGACCTGATCGCCGGCGTGCCCAAGACAATGAAGATCTCCTCGGTGCAAGTGCGCGAGGCGCTGGAAGAACCCATCGACGCCATTGTCGAGGCGGTCCGGCAGTCGCTCGAACGCACCCCGCCCGAACTGTCCTCCGACATCCTCGACCGCGGTATCATCCTCACTGGCGGCGGCGCCCTTCTGCGCGGTCTCGACCGCCGTCTCAGGCAGGAAACCAATCTCCCGGTCAACGTCGCCGATGACCCGCTCACCTGCGTGGTGCGAGGCACCGGACGGGTCCTGGAAAACATGCCGATGTTTAGCAAGGTGCTGATCAAGAGCCGTCGCGACTGA
- a CDS encoding sigma-54 dependent transcriptional regulator, translated as MARQARQICTITADPRLAEHWRRAIEPFGGSHTAFDGLMTALRRLADRSPDIILLDLANAGLTVEQLTAKVRHRAPMADLLLVEDAEPGGWSKPATWRDLSARWGANLLPRDQEIAQLRARLTALWSERDQVARCGWVGLSPEIRAASNLLLAAAQSDATVLIEGESGTGKELAARAVHRNSARAAKPFLALNCSAFPETLLESELFGHEKGAFTDAFGRKKGIFEAVDGGTIFLDEIGETSPAVQARLLRVLEERQVRPIGATRALPVDFRIVAATNRHLQSAVADGHFRRDLYFRLAVVQLPLAPLRDRRADVPALLAHHRGQAGGALTGFLDEPALARLVDYDWPGNIRELRNFVERAGVRFPGLTLDTERVGELLENVRPGVNLPVATGRRAENVEREMIFAALSELKRDLDYLKRRVDRLSDTDHAVSGGDRFASMREVERERIALALQQTRGNRSQAARLLGIGERTLYRKIREYGL; from the coding sequence ATGGCAAGGCAGGCACGTCAAATCTGCACAATCACCGCCGATCCCCGCTTGGCCGAGCATTGGCGGAGGGCGATCGAACCCTTCGGTGGATCGCACACCGCCTTCGACGGCCTGATGACGGCGTTGCGTCGTCTGGCCGATCGCTCTCCGGACATCATCCTTCTCGATCTCGCCAACGCCGGCCTGACGGTGGAACAATTGACAGCCAAGGTCCGTCATCGCGCGCCGATGGCTGACTTGTTGCTCGTTGAGGATGCGGAGCCGGGTGGATGGAGTAAGCCGGCAACATGGCGTGATTTGTCCGCGCGCTGGGGCGCAAATCTCCTGCCGCGCGATCAGGAGATCGCCCAGTTGCGGGCGCGGTTGACCGCCCTCTGGTCGGAGCGCGACCAGGTGGCGCGTTGCGGTTGGGTGGGGCTTTCGCCTGAGATACGCGCCGCCTCGAATCTGCTGTTGGCTGCGGCGCAATCGGATGCGACCGTGCTCATCGAAGGCGAATCCGGCACCGGCAAGGAGCTGGCCGCGCGCGCCGTGCATCGCAACAGCGCTCGTGCCGCGAAACCCTTCCTGGCCCTCAATTGCTCGGCCTTTCCCGAGACACTCCTTGAAAGCGAACTCTTCGGCCACGAAAAGGGGGCGTTCACCGATGCCTTCGGCCGCAAGAAGGGCATCTTCGAGGCGGTCGACGGTGGCACGATCTTCCTCGATGAAATCGGCGAGACCAGTCCGGCGGTGCAGGCGCGTCTTCTGCGTGTGCTCGAGGAGCGTCAGGTGCGCCCGATCGGCGCGACCCGGGCATTGCCGGTCGATTTCCGTATTGTCGCCGCCACCAACCGCCATCTGCAAAGCGCCGTAGCTGATGGACACTTTCGCCGCGATCTGTATTTCCGCCTGGCGGTGGTGCAGTTGCCGCTGGCGCCATTGCGCGACCGCCGCGCCGATGTTCCGGCGCTCCTGGCCCATCATCGCGGCCAGGCCGGCGGCGCGCTGACCGGATTCCTCGACGAACCCGCGCTGGCACGGCTGGTCGACTACGACTGGCCGGGCAACATCCGCGAACTGCGCAATTTTGTCGAGCGCGCCGGCGTGCGCTTCCCCGGCCTGACGCTCGACACCGAGCGGGTCGGCGAGCTGCTGGAAAACGTCCGCCCCGGCGTCAACCTCCCGGTGGCGACCGGACGGCGCGCCGAAAATGTCGAGCGCGAGATGATTTTCGCCGCGCTCTCCGAGCTGAAACGCGACTTGGATTATCTCAAGCGTCGTGTCGACCGTCTCTCCGACACCGACCACGCCGTCAGCGGCGGGGACCGTTTTGCCTCGATGCGCGAGGTGGAGCGCGAGCGCATCGCGCTGGCTCTCCAGCAAACCCGCGGCAACCGCTCGCAGGCGGCCCGATTGCTGGGCATCGGCGAACGCACACTCTACCGCAAGATTCGCGAGTATGGCCTCTGA